A genomic region of Exiguobacterium oxidotolerans JCM 12280 contains the following coding sequences:
- the hemL gene encoding glutamate-1-semialdehyde 2,1-aminomutase: protein MSLTNQNSKSKAAFERALPLMPGGVNSPVRAYKSVGMTPIFAERASGSKLYDIDGKEYIDYVLSWGPMILGHADPIVTAAIQEQATRGWSYGTPTEIESAMAELVISRVPSVEVVRMVNSGTEATMAALRLARGFTGKTKILKFEGCYHGHGDSLLIKAGSGVATLGLPDSPGVPAQIASMTLTVPYNDMDAVRTAFEKHGDDIAGVIVEPAAGNMGFVPPAAGFLEGLREITEAHGTLLIFDEVMTGFRVGFNCAQGYFGVTPDITCLGKVIGGGMPVGAYGGRRDIMEQIAPQGPIYQAGTLSGNPLAMAAGLATLTQLKPEHYEEFDRKANRLAEGYLQAAAKYNIPLTTNRAGAMFGVFFTDQPVTNFEQAKTSNLEMFRSYYQKMAARGIFLPPSQFEGLFLSTVHSEDDIERTIEAVELTFKELQVEFNR from the coding sequence ATGAGCTTAACCAATCAGAACTCAAAATCAAAAGCTGCCTTTGAACGAGCATTACCACTCATGCCGGGTGGCGTGAACAGTCCAGTCCGTGCCTATAAATCAGTTGGTATGACACCAATCTTTGCCGAACGGGCAAGTGGTTCAAAATTATACGATATCGATGGGAAAGAATACATCGATTACGTTTTATCGTGGGGACCGATGATTTTAGGTCACGCCGATCCGATCGTCACGGCGGCGATTCAAGAACAGGCAACACGCGGTTGGAGTTACGGGACACCAACTGAAATCGAGTCGGCGATGGCAGAACTCGTCATCAGTCGTGTCCCGTCGGTCGAAGTCGTCCGGATGGTCAACTCGGGGACGGAAGCAACGATGGCGGCATTACGTCTCGCGCGTGGGTTTACAGGCAAAACGAAAATCTTGAAATTTGAAGGCTGTTACCACGGACACGGGGATTCCTTGCTGATTAAAGCCGGTTCAGGCGTTGCGACGCTTGGTCTTCCCGATTCACCGGGAGTGCCGGCACAAATCGCCAGTATGACGCTGACGGTTCCTTATAACGACATGGATGCTGTCCGGACGGCCTTTGAAAAACATGGCGACGATATCGCGGGTGTCATCGTTGAACCGGCAGCAGGGAACATGGGCTTCGTCCCACCAGCAGCTGGATTCCTCGAAGGACTTCGTGAAATCACGGAAGCACACGGCACGTTGCTGATCTTCGACGAAGTCATGACGGGGTTCCGCGTCGGTTTCAACTGTGCCCAAGGATACTTCGGTGTCACACCGGACATCACCTGTCTCGGTAAAGTCATCGGTGGTGGTATGCCCGTCGGTGCTTACGGTGGACGCCGTGACATCATGGAGCAAATCGCGCCGCAAGGTCCAATCTACCAAGCGGGTACGTTGTCCGGAAATCCGCTCGCGATGGCGGCAGGCCTCGCGACATTAACGCAGTTAAAACCGGAACACTATGAAGAATTTGACCGAAAAGCGAACCGTCTCGCGGAAGGCTATTTACAGGCTGCTGCGAAATACAACATTCCGTTGACGACGAACCGCGCCGGCGCGATGTTCGGTGTCTTCTTCACGGATCAACCCGTGACGAATTTCGAACAAGCGAAAACATCGAACCTCGAGATGTTCCGTTCGTACTATCAAAAGATGGCGGCGCGCGGAATCTTCCTTCCACCGTCACAATTCGAAGGACTCTTCTTGTCGACCGTCCACTCGGAAGACGATATCGAACGGACGATCGAAGCGGTCGAGCTGACGTTTAAAGAACTACAAGTCGAATTTAACCGTTAA
- the hemB gene encoding porphobilinogen synthase, which translates to MNTLEFARHRRLRNTASLRSLVRENHLHKSDLIYPLFIAEGEDIKREVSSMPGVFNLSLDHLEAEINEIVKLGIESVILFGVPHDHLKDEQGTGAFHDHGIVQEATRLVKKLAPQLTVIADTCLCEYTSTGHCGIVADGTVDNDASLPLHVQTAVSQARAGADIIAPSSMMDGFVAAIRQGLDENGFSHIPVMSYGVKYASAYYGPFRDAANSAPGEGDRKGYQMDPANRREAFREATSDVEQGADFMIVKPALAFMDIIRDVRERIDLPIVAYNVSGEYAMVKAAALNGWIDEERIVMETMLGFKRAGADLIITYFAKDICRYLEGSK; encoded by the coding sequence ATGAACACATTAGAATTCGCACGTCACCGCCGTTTACGAAATACGGCTTCACTTCGCTCACTCGTACGAGAAAATCATTTGCATAAATCAGATTTGATTTATCCACTGTTTATCGCAGAAGGAGAAGACATTAAGCGGGAAGTTAGTTCGATGCCTGGTGTGTTCAACCTATCGCTTGATCATCTCGAAGCAGAAATCAACGAAATCGTAAAACTCGGTATCGAGTCGGTGATTTTATTTGGTGTCCCACATGATCATTTAAAAGATGAACAAGGCACAGGGGCATTCCATGATCACGGAATCGTTCAAGAAGCAACGCGTCTCGTCAAGAAACTCGCACCGCAATTGACGGTCATCGCGGATACATGTCTCTGTGAATATACATCGACAGGACATTGCGGCATCGTCGCGGACGGTACAGTCGATAATGACGCCTCACTCCCACTGCACGTTCAGACGGCCGTCTCACAAGCACGTGCCGGTGCAGACATTATTGCACCATCATCGATGATGGACGGTTTTGTCGCTGCAATCCGTCAAGGGCTTGATGAGAATGGGTTCAGCCATATTCCAGTCATGAGTTATGGCGTTAAGTACGCTTCTGCCTATTACGGGCCATTCCGAGATGCTGCCAATTCAGCACCGGGTGAAGGCGATCGTAAAGGATATCAAATGGATCCGGCGAACCGCCGCGAAGCATTCCGGGAAGCAACGTCTGACGTAGAACAAGGGGCAGACTTCATGATTGTTAAACCAGCGCTTGCCTTCATGGACATCATTCGGGACGTGCGCGAGCGGATTGATTTACCAATCGTCGCCTACAACGTCTCAGGGGAATATGCCATGGTCAAAGCAGCGGCACTCAACGGTTGGATTGATGAAGAACGAATCGTCATGGAGACGATGCTTGGCTTTAAACGGGCTGGAGCAGATTTAATCATCACCTATTTCGCGAAAGACATCTGTCGTTACTTGGAGGGATCGAAATGA
- a CDS encoding uroporphyrinogen-III synthase — protein MTYKRLVLTGSRPPNSQQVQRLAERQIEVIHEPSIETVPVAFELPPALDWLVVTSPTGVERIKADLPRLQKTKIAVVGTKTAQALERAGRTADFIPSAFTGDVLVAELQHQLLPNQRICFARGNRSRQEPLERLKQLVAADILEVVTYETNIRRIPRERLSDATFIGLQSPSAVEALASLAFQTHATYVAIGPVTEQAARAAGLYPLRIAKTFTLDGLIDCILEEELL, from the coding sequence ATGACTTATAAGCGGCTTGTCCTGACCGGGAGTCGGCCACCGAACTCGCAGCAAGTACAACGTTTAGCGGAACGACAGATTGAAGTCATTCACGAACCAAGTATCGAGACGGTACCGGTTGCATTCGAATTGCCACCGGCACTTGATTGGTTGGTCGTGACGAGCCCGACAGGCGTCGAACGAATCAAGGCCGATTTACCACGATTACAAAAAACGAAAATTGCAGTTGTTGGGACAAAAACGGCACAAGCCCTCGAACGAGCGGGGCGAACCGCTGACTTCATCCCATCTGCCTTTACGGGTGATGTTCTCGTCGCCGAGTTACAGCATCAACTATTGCCGAACCAACGGATTTGTTTTGCCCGTGGGAATCGGTCGCGCCAAGAACCACTCGAACGCTTAAAACAACTCGTCGCAGCTGACATCCTCGAAGTCGTGACGTATGAAACGAACATTCGACGGATTCCACGGGAACGTTTGTCAGACGCAACTTTTATCGGATTGCAAAGTCCATCTGCCGTCGAAGCACTCGCTTCGTTAGCTTTTCAAACGCATGCGACGTATGTCGCGATTGGACCGGTCACGGAACAAGCAGCGCGAGCAGCAGGGCTGTATCCTCTGCGCATCGCGAAGACGTTTACGCTCGACGGATTGATTGACTGTATTTTAGAGGAGGAACTGTTATGA
- the hemC gene encoding hydroxymethylbilane synthase, which produces MRKIIVGSRSSKLAMTQTKWVIEQLKQAGAPYEFEIKNIITKGDRILDVTLSKVGGKGLFVKEIEQQMLDEEIDLAVHSMKDLPSELPAGLIIGSTPARVDARDALITTTGGGLATLPEGATVGTSSLRRGSQLLKLRPDLKIESIRGNIDTRLEKLKTGPFDGILLAAAGLQRMGWSDEIVSEYISTDEMIPAVGQGILAIECREQDQEIRDLLNLIHDQMTEKVAFAERSFLSAIEGSCHVPVGGFATINEDLSTTLVGFIGSVDGTQILLERETSLDPMQLGQLVADRLLDAGGREILASLPDDL; this is translated from the coding sequence ATGCGAAAAATCATAGTAGGTTCACGCAGTTCGAAACTAGCGATGACACAGACAAAATGGGTCATCGAGCAATTGAAACAAGCGGGTGCTCCATATGAATTCGAAATCAAGAACATCATCACTAAAGGGGACCGCATCCTTGATGTGACATTGTCTAAAGTCGGCGGGAAAGGATTGTTTGTCAAGGAAATCGAACAACAGATGCTTGATGAAGAAATCGACTTGGCTGTCCATAGCATGAAAGATCTTCCGTCAGAACTTCCAGCAGGTCTTATCATCGGATCAACACCTGCACGTGTCGATGCACGCGATGCGCTCATCACAACAACAGGAGGCGGACTTGCGACACTTCCTGAAGGTGCGACGGTCGGGACGAGCAGTTTACGTCGCGGCTCACAATTGCTTAAACTTCGTCCGGATTTGAAGATTGAATCGATTCGCGGAAATATCGATACACGTCTCGAAAAGTTGAAGACAGGGCCGTTTGACGGGATTTTACTCGCAGCAGCCGGTCTGCAACGAATGGGATGGTCAGATGAAATCGTATCGGAATACATTTCAACGGACGAGATGATTCCTGCTGTCGGTCAAGGGATCTTGGCAATCGAATGCCGTGAACAAGATCAAGAGATTCGTGATCTTTTAAATTTAATTCATGATCAAATGACTGAAAAAGTGGCCTTTGCCGAGCGGTCATTCTTATCCGCGATCGAAGGAAGCTGTCACGTCCCGGTGGGTGGTTTTGCGACGATCAACGAAGATTTATCGACGACACTCGTCGGTTTCATCGGTTCAGTCGATGGGACACAAATCTTGCTCGAACGCGAAACTTCGCTTGACCCGATGCAACTCGGTCAACTCGTCGCGGATCGGTTACTCGATGCCGGCGGTCGCGAAATTCTCGCATCGTTGCCGGATGACTTATAA